The following are encoded together in the Adhaeribacter arboris genome:
- a CDS encoding DoxX family protein, whose protein sequence is MNFFRNFYPTRNFGLLLLRVGIGWAFMMHGFPKIKGGPEFWEQIGGAMGNLGITFAPVFWGFMGAFAEFGGGFLLLLGLFFRPATLLLFFTMCVATTMHISKGDDFNTYSHALESAILFLSLYFIGPGKISLDNKLFSVPDQSRRLSN, encoded by the coding sequence ATGAATTTTTTCCGCAACTTTTATCCCACCCGAAATTTTGGTTTACTTCTGTTACGCGTAGGGATTGGTTGGGCTTTTATGATGCACGGGTTTCCGAAAATTAAAGGTGGTCCTGAATTCTGGGAGCAAATTGGTGGCGCGATGGGTAATTTAGGGATAACCTTTGCTCCTGTTTTTTGGGGATTTATGGGAGCTTTTGCGGAGTTTGGGGGTGGCTTTTTGTTGTTATTAGGTTTGTTCTTCCGGCCGGCTACGCTTTTATTATTTTTTACCATGTGCGTAGCAACTACCATGCATATAAGTAAGGGTGATGATTTTAATACCTATTCGCACGCTTTGGAATCTGCTATTTTGTTCCTTAGCCTATACTTTATTGGTCCGGGAAAAATCAGCCTGGATAATAAGCTATTTAGCGTGCCCGATCAATCCCGGCGGTTAAGCAATTAA
- the surE gene encoding 5'/3'-nucleotidase SurE codes for MTPKKPLILISNDDGITAPGIRTLVKVMKRIGEVVVVAPDSPQSGMGHAITVANTLRLDKSTAFADVEAYECSGTPADCVKLAKHHVLKNRQPDLVVSGINHGSNSSISVLYSGTMSAAIEAAIEGLPAIGFSLCDYGHEADFSHTEPYVEQIVRQALKHGIPVNTALNVNIPKKSEKGIAGIKVCRQAHARWQEEFDERLDPNKRRYFWMTGSFVNPDKGEDTDEWALAHNYVSVVPCQYDMTAYHAIAQINNEWQLEKENKPEILKKALE; via the coding sequence ATGACTCCGAAAAAACCTTTAATATTAATATCTAACGACGACGGCATTACCGCCCCGGGTATTCGCACCTTAGTAAAAGTAATGAAACGAATTGGTGAAGTGGTAGTAGTTGCGCCGGATAGTCCTCAATCGGGCATGGGACACGCCATTACCGTAGCCAATACTTTGCGGTTAGATAAATCAACTGCTTTTGCCGATGTAGAAGCGTATGAATGTTCCGGCACTCCCGCGGATTGCGTAAAGCTGGCGAAGCACCACGTCCTTAAAAATCGGCAGCCCGATTTAGTAGTGAGCGGCATTAATCATGGTTCTAACTCCAGCATTAGTGTTTTGTATTCGGGTACCATGTCGGCCGCAATTGAAGCCGCGATTGAGGGTTTGCCAGCTATTGGTTTCTCGCTGTGCGACTACGGCCACGAAGCCGATTTTTCGCATACCGAACCGTACGTAGAACAAATTGTGCGGCAAGCTTTAAAACACGGCATACCGGTAAATACCGCTTTAAACGTAAATATTCCCAAAAAATCGGAAAAAGGAATTGCGGGAATCAAAGTTTGCCGCCAGGCGCATGCCCGCTGGCAGGAAGAATTCGACGAACGTTTAGACCCCAATAAGCGGCGCTACTTCTGGATGACCGGGAGCTTCGTAAACCCCGACAAAGGCGAAGATACCGATGAGTGGGCACTGGCGCATAACTACGTTTCCGTGGTGCCGTGTCAGTACGATATGACCGCTTATCACGCCATTGCTCAAATCAATAATGAGTGGCAGTTAGAAAAGGAAAACAAACCGGAAATACTTAAAAAGGCTCTTGAATAA